CGACTCGGGCCGGGCGCTGCGCTCGTCGTACGGCACGCTGTCGACCTGGGTGGACGAGCTCGCCGAGTTCCAGCGACAGGCGCGCCGCCTGGAGGACGATGCCGCTGCGGCGCGGGCGACGGTGTCCAGCCGCGAGGGGGCACGCGACGATGCGTCCTCAGCCGCCGGCGACGAGGGCGCGGATCCGGATGCCGTCCGCGATGCGACGCGGGCGCTCGCGCTGGCACAGGCCGACCTCACCGCGCTGCTCGAAGAGGCCCGGCGACTCAAGGAGGCGGTGTCTCAGCGTGCGACCGAGATCGCGACTCTCCTGGAGGAGGCGCGCGACGACATCGGGCAGTACGCAGGCAACTGGTTCTCCAATGCGTGGGACGACGCGGTCGACTTCGCCGACAAGTTCATGGAGTACGTCGTCCCGATCCTCGAGGACATCCTCCGTGCGGCTCTGCCGATCATCAGCCTGCTGTCGTTCGTGTTCCCCGCGCTCGCCCCGATCGCGCTGGGCATCTCGATCGCCCTGGTCGTCATCGACGGACTGCAGGCGCTGACCGGGCGCGGCTCGTGGGGCGACTTCGCGATCGGCGTGGCCGGCCTGGCACTCGGCTTCGCCGTCTCGGGCATGACCGGCGTGCTCGGCCAGGGAACGAGCATGCTGCGGATCAACATCCCCACCATCGGACCGAACCTGGCGATGGCGGGCGGCGGCGCTGCCGCGGGTGGGATGGTGACCGTCGCCTCGCTGTCGGTCAGCACCTCTGCACTGACCAGCACGACGTTCTGGGCCGCGACGACCGCGAACGACATGTACTCCAACAGCAAGGACTTCGTCGAGAGCTTCGGCGGCCCGTGGTCGAACCTCATCGAGCGCGGGCGGAACCTCGTGGACGGCGAGGGCCCGCGCACGGATGAGGAGCGGGCATGACGACGGGTGCCGACACCGCCGTGAAGGACACCGCCGTGACAGACGTCGTGTGGCAGCGCCTGCCGCAGGGGTGGATCGAGTTCCGCGCGTTCGGAGACGAGACCCCGGCCCAGTGGTGGCAGCGCTATCTGGCCAGTGGTGAGGGCTGGCTGACCGATGAGGCGCGCGACATCCTGACGGCGGGCTTCGAGCGCGGTATCGTACTATTCGCCGATTCGGCGTTCGACTTCGCCGGCATGCACCTCGAGGTCGGTGAGCGGCCGGCGGTCTGGTTCCTGTCCACGCAGGTGGTGCGCGGCACCCCGGATGCTTCGCGCGACGCCGACCGTTCGCTGGCGTATCTCGCGGCCGCCAAGCTGGGCGCCGCCGGATCGAGCACCTCGTTCACCGCATCCGACGGCCGCACCGGGCTGATCGCCTTCGGCCTGATCGGCACGCCGGTGCAGGGGATCATCGCCGTGGGCGAACTCGCGCTGCCCGAGCAGCGGGGTGTCGCTCTTGTCACGGGGATGGCCTCCAACCCCGAGCGCTACCAGGACCTGCTGATCCGGGTCGCCTTCGCGCTCGACACCACGCTGGTGCTCCCAGCGGGCCAGACGCCCCCGGACCTGGAGACGGCAGAATAGCGACATGGCCTTCCGACTGATCCGCGACGACTCCCGGCGCTATCTCGACCCGACGCCCGAGGCGACCGGAGGCAGGGCCGAGGCGCAACGCGCGGTCGAGGTCCTCGGAGCGGATTATCTGCGATGGTCCCGGGTGGGCCTGGGCCTGCTGGGGTTCGTCGGCGCGGTCATCGGCGCCTCAGGATTCGGCCTGATCGCCGACGCGATCGCGGGAGGCCACCCTGCCGTGATCACGGCGTTCGCGGCGACCATGGGCACCGCACTGCTGGCCGTGCTCGCCGCGTCGCTCTGGCTGCTGATCCGCCTCGCGACATCCGGCAGCCGCCTCGTGCGCGCACTGGCCGCGTGGCTCGCCGGCCCCTATCGCTCCGGTCAGCTCGCATCGTCCTGGGCCGGTTGGCTGCACACCCGCCTGCTCCTGTTCCGGCCGGGGGTGTTCGTGCGTATCGCCGCAGCCTCCTGCGCGGCCCTGTTCGGCGCGTACGCGACGTACGCGTTCCTCTCGACGTTCGCCGCGCCGTCCCCGGCGCTTCTCGCTCCGGGGCTCCTCATGTACGGATGCTGGGCCGCGACCGCATTCACCGTTTCGGTCGTGCTGTTCGCCGGCAGCATCCGCCTCGTCAACGGCCGCGCGCAGGCGGACCGCGTCTGGCGGTCGGTGCGCGACGGCGCGATCCGCTGACCGGATACTGTCCGACCGCACTCGTCTCGCACCTCGGCGTGTGGGTCAGCGGCGAGGCCAGGACGCGGGTACCCTCGACAAGGTGACCCCGGAACTCGAAGCACGCATCGTCGCGGATTCCCGTGACCGCGTCGCGTGGCTCCGGGCCCGGGCTCGCGGGATCACCGCCACCGACGTCGCCGGACTCTCCGGAGACGCCTCGATCACCCGGGCGGCCGACGCGAAGCTCGGCGCCGGCCCGCGCTTCGGCGGCAACGCCTACACCGACCACGGCCGGCGGCGCGAGCCGGAGATCGCAGCCTGGGTGGCTGCGACGCACGGCATCCTGCCCTCTTCGGCGCTGTTCCACGCCGAGATCGAGAAGCGGCACCTGGCCACCCCCGACGGCGTCTGCGTCGACGGCGAGGGTCGGGTGCTGCTCGCCGAGATCAAGACGACCAACAAGTCGTGGCGCACGATCCCCCGCACCTACCTGCGGCAGGTCTGGTGGCAGCAGCACGTGCTCGGCGCCGAGCGGACGCTGTTCGTGTGGGAGGAGCACGACGACTTCAACCCCGTGCACGACGAGCCCCGCAGCGTGTGGATCGACCGCGACGAGAAGGAGATCGGCCGCCTGGTCGTCCTCGCCACCCGGCTGATCGACGAGCTCTATCACCGCACGACAGGCCAGGCTCCGCCGTCGCACGCCGCGGCGGCCTCCAGCCGCCGCTCCTCGCTGCGCGAGCGCGACATGTTCCGCGCCCTCGCCCTCTCGGACTGACCCGAACCGCCGGCACCCTGAATGCTGCCCCGTCGGCACGCCACTTCGGCGCGCCCGGCCGATCTCCGGCGACCCTGCGGACCTGCCGGCCTGCGGGCCTGCGGACCTCCCCCGGCGCCCGCCCTGATTAGTTGATGAAAATCAACCATCGACTTATAGTTGACGATTGTCAATCAATACAGGAGTCAGATGAGTTCGCCCTCAACCCCCGCCATGTCCCATCGCCAGGTGCTCGAAGCGCTCTCGGGCCTGCTGCTCGGCATGTTCGTGTCGATGCTGTCCGGAACCGTCGTCTCGACCTCGCTGCCCGTCATCGTCAGCGAACTTCAGGGCGACCAGAACGCGTTCACCTGGGTGGTCACCTCCACTCTGCTGACGACCGCGATCGCCACGCCGATCTGGGGCAAGCTCTCCGACCTGTTCAACCGCAAGATCCTCATCCAGCTCGCGCTGGTGATCTTCGTGGCGGCGACGGCGGCGGCCGGGTTCTCGCAGGATGCCGGGACGCTGATCGCGTTCCGCGCCGTGCAGGGCGTCGGGGCCGGTGGCCTGGCGGCGCTCAGCCAGGTGATCATGGCCGACATCATCAGCCCGCGTGAGCGCGGCCGCTATATGGGCCTGTTCGGCGCGGTGATGGCGCTGGCCACCGTCGGCGGCCCGCTGCTGGGCGGGTTCCTCACCGACGCCGCCGACTGGCGCTGGAACTTCTACGTCGCCATCCCGTTCGCGATCGCCGCGCTGATCATCCTGCAGCTCACCCTCAAGCCGGTTCCGCCCACGCGCGACCGCGTCCGCATCGACTACCTCGGCATCGTGCTGCTGTCGATCTCGGTCTCGCTGCTGCTGGTCTGGGTGACCAGCGCAGGCACCTCGTTCGACTGGTGGAGCCTGCCGACCATCCTCATGGTGGGCGGCGCGCTGGTCACTGGCATCCTGTTCGTCGTCGTCGAACTGCGCTCGCGCGAGCCGCTCATCCCGCTGCGGATGTTCCGCGACCGCACGTTCACCCTCTCGGTGCTCGCGTCGATCGCCATCGGCATCGCGATGTTCGGCACCTCGGTGTTCCTGAGCCAGTACATGCAGATGGCCCGCGGCGCGACGCCGACCCAGGCCGGACTGATGACACTGCCGATGATCGGCGGCCTGCTGGTCGCGTCGATCGTGGTCGGCGGCCTGATCACCCGGCACGGCAAGTGGAAGGCGTTCGTGGTCACCGGCACCGTGCTGACGATCGCCGGATCGCTGCTGCTGTCGACTCTGCAGTACGACACGAACTTCGTGCTCGTGTCGGTCTACATGCTGCTGCTGGGCGCCGGAGTCGGCATGACCATGCAGAATCTCGTGCTGATCGTGCAGAACACGTCCCGCCCCGAGGATCTGGGCGCCGCCAGCGCCGGGGTGACCTTCTTCCGCAGCCTCGGCGGCACCGTCGGGGTCTCGATCATGGGCTCGATGCTCGGGGGCACCGTGCTCAGCCTGTTCGATGGCCGCAAGCAGGATGTCGCCGCGGCGATCGCCTCGCTCGGCGAGAAGGGGCAGGCGATCGCCGCCCAGCTGCAATCCGGTGTGCTGCCAGAGGTGAGCAGGCTGCCCGAGGCGATCCGGGTGATCGTCGAGGACATCTACGCGCAGGGCATCGCAGCATCCTTCCTGATCGCCGTGCCGTTCGCGGTGCTCAGCCTGATCGCCGTCGTGTTCCTGCCGAACATCCCGCTCACGCGGATGACCACGCAGGAGCGCCTGCAGGCCTCGGAGACCGACCTCGCCACGATCGCCACCGGCGAGGGCATGGCGGCGGTCGGGCCGACAGGAACGACGCCCGCGCAGGCCGACCCCCGGGAGAACCGCGATGTCTGATCGGGTCGAGGGCGAGGGACGTCGGGTGGATGCCGACCGCGACCAGGCGATGCACGACCTGGAGCACGAATTCGCGGCGCTGTTCGCGCGGGTGCGGCGCATGTACCTGGAGTACGCCGCCCGGCTGGCGCCCGGCCTCTCCCCCGGCGCGTACAAGATGTTCAGCGTGATCACCTCCGCCGAGCGCGTGCGGCCCTCCGAGCTCTCGGAGCGGATGATGGTCGACAAATCGCTCGTCAGCCGGATGCTGCGCGAACTCGAGGCCCACGAGCTGATCGAGCGGATGCCCGACCCCGAGGACCGCCGATCGAGCTTCATCGTGGCCACGGCATCCGGGCAGGAGCGTCTCGCCGCCGTGCGCGCGCAGGATGACCGGCGGCTGCGCCGCAGCCTGGAGGCATGGGACATCGACGACATCCGCAGTCTCACGCACCTGCTGCACGCGCTCAGCGCCGGTGAGGCTCCGGGCTCGGCCGGTTCCTCCTGACCCGATCACCTTCCCGGGCGGCTCAGAGCGGTGAGAGCACCCGCTGCGCCTCGGCGGCGACCTCACCGGCGATGGCATCCAGCAGCGCCGAGCGCAGGTTCCACTGCTGCCAGTACAGCGGCACGCGCGTGGGCGGCCCGCCGAGCTCGACCAGATCGGCGGTCGCCTGGGGGGCCGGGATCAGCCCCCACCCCAGCCCCAGCCGCACCGCCTGGGAGAAGTCGTGGGATGCCGGCACATAGTGCCGGGGCACCGACCAGGGGTCCACTCCCCGCGCCCGCAGCCAGTCGTGCTGCAGCGTGTCACGGCGGTCGAAGTCGACGAACGGCGCGGCGTGCAGGGCGTCGGCGGTGACTCCGCCCGGAAGCCACCGCTCGATGTATTCGGCGGTCGCCATGGGCCGGTACTCGAGCACACCGAGGGGTGTCACCGCACAGCCTCCGACGGGCGCGGATTCGCTGGTGACCGCGGCCATCACCTCGCCCGACTCCAGCAGCCTGGCCGTGTAGTTCTGGTCGTCACGGTGCAGGTCGACGTCGACCGGGTGCGTGCGGGCGATGCGTGCGAGCGGGGCGAGGAACCAGGTGGCCATGGAGTCGGCATTCACGGCGAGAGGCACGCGCAGCCGGGGAGTGCGCTCGTCGGAGTCGCCGAGGCCGAAGGCGGTCATGGCGTCGTGTTCGAGCAGCTCGACCTGCCGTGCCAGCCTCACGAGCGCCTCACCGGCCTCGGTCGCCCGCACCGGCCGGGAGCGCACGACGACGACCCTGCCGAGCTGCTGCTCGACGGTCTTGATGCGCTGGCTGACCGCGGAGGGAGTGATGTGCAGCCGGCGCGCGGCCGCATCGAAGCTGCCCTCGTCGAGGACGGCGGCGACGGTGGCGGCGAGCTGGGCGTCGATCCTCACATAAGAGATGCTAATGCTGCTGCAGTTCTCTTCGCTGGTGTTCATGCGGGGCGCGTTCTAGCGTTGATCCCGTGCTCACCGTCCTCTCCGGCCTCGGCCTCATGTTCTCGCTCATCATCGCCGTCGGCGCTCAGAACGTGTTCGTGCTGCGCCAGGGCCTGCGACGCGAGCACGTGCTGCCGGTGGTGCTGATCTGCGCAGCATCCGACGCCACGCTGGTGCTCGTCGGCACGGCGGGCCTGGGATACCTCGTCGGCGAGCTGCCGTGGCTGATCACCGCCGCGCGCTGGCTGGGCGGCATCTCGCTCGTCGTCTACGGCGCCTTCGCCGCCCGCCGCGCCTGGAAGGCCGGCGGAGAGGCGCTCGTCGCCGAACCGGCCGGCGACGGCGGCCGGGACGATCGGATGCCGGCCTCCGGCGGAACCGTCACGATGACGCGCTCCCGCCTGGCGCCGGTGATCCTTGCGACGCTGGCCTTCACGTGGCTGAACCCGAACGTATACCTCGACACCGTGCTGCTGATCGGCGGGATCGCTGCCACGCACGGCGACGAGCGCTGGCTGTACGCATCCGGGGCGATCATCGCCAGCATCACCTGGTTCTTCGCGCTGGGGTTCGGCGCCCGTCACCTCGGGCGCTGGCTGCGCACACACCGCGCGTGGCGCATCCTCGACACGGCGATCGCCGTGCTGCTGGTGATCATGGGCATCGGGCTCGTGCTGCCCGTGTTCACCGGCTGAGCGCGGGGCCTGTGCCCAGGGGCTCAGTCCCCGTCGAGGGGACGCAGGATCCTCGTGAGGAACCGCTGCGTGCGCTCGTGCCGCGGCGCCGTGAACACCTGGTCCGGCGGGCCCTCTTCGACGACCACGCCGCCGTCCAGGAACAGGACGTGATCGGCGGCCTCGCGGGCGAAGCTCAGCTCGTGGGTGACCACCACCATCGACCACCCCTCGTCGGCGAGTTCCTTGATCACCAGCAGCACCTCGCCGACCAGCTCGGGATCCAGTGCACTGGTGGGTTCGTCGAACAGCAGCAGCTCGGGGCGCAGGGCGAGCGCGCGCACGATGCCGACGCGCTGCTGCTGCCCTCCGGAGAGCTCATGCGGATAGGCGTCCTCGCGGCCGGCCAGGCCGACCCGGGCGAGCAGGTCGCGCGCCTCGGCGATTACCTCGGCCCGCGGCCGACGCTGCACGCGCGACGGCCCCTCGATGACGTTCTGCAGCACGGTGAAGTGCGGGAAGAGGTTGTGATGCTGGAACACCATCGCCGACCGGTCGCGCAACGCGTACCGTTCGCGCGCGTCTATGCCCTTCGCGAAGTCGGCCGGCGGAGCCCCATGGATGGCCAGCGTCCCGACATCCGGGATCTCCAGGCCGTTCAGCGAGCGCAGCACGGTGGTCTTGCCCGAGCCGCTCGGCCCGATGAGCACCACCACCTCGCCGCGATGCAGCGTCAGGTCGATGCCCTTCAGCACCTCGACGCCGCCGAAGCTCTTGCGCAGTCCGCGTGCGCTGAGCAGGGGCTCCTGGCCCGATGACCTAGCGCGCGACATGACGATCCAGCCTCTTCTCCAGCAGATTCTGCAGCCCCGAGAGCACGAGGCAGAACACCCAGTACACCAGGGCCGCGGCGAGGTAGACGGTCATGAACCGCTGGGTCGCCGATGCGATCTGCTCGCCGACCCGGAACAGCTCGGTGACGAGGATGAGGGATGCCAGTGAGGTGTCCTTCACCAGCGAGATGAACGTGTTCGACAGCGGCGGAACCGACACCCGGGCCGCCTGGGGCAGGATGATCCGCCGCAGCGTCCTGGCACGCCCCATTCCGACCGTGTAGGCGGCCTCCCACTGGCCCTTGGGCACCGAGAGGATCG
This is a stretch of genomic DNA from Microbacterium sp. YJN-G. It encodes these proteins:
- a CDS encoding LysE/ArgO family amino acid transporter: MLTVLSGLGLMFSLIIAVGAQNVFVLRQGLRREHVLPVVLICAASDATLVLVGTAGLGYLVGELPWLITAARWLGGISLVVYGAFAARRAWKAGGEALVAEPAGDGGRDDRMPASGGTVTMTRSRLAPVILATLAFTWLNPNVYLDTVLLIGGIAATHGDERWLYASGAIIASITWFFALGFGARHLGRWLRTHRAWRILDTAIAVLLVIMGIGLVLPVFTG
- a CDS encoding amino acid ABC transporter ATP-binding protein; protein product: MSRARSSGQEPLLSARGLRKSFGGVEVLKGIDLTLHRGEVVVLIGPSGSGKTTVLRSLNGLEIPDVGTLAIHGAPPADFAKGIDARERYALRDRSAMVFQHHNLFPHFTVLQNVIEGPSRVQRRPRAEVIAEARDLLARVGLAGREDAYPHELSGGQQQRVGIVRALALRPELLLFDEPTSALDPELVGEVLLVIKELADEGWSMVVVTHELSFAREAADHVLFLDGGVVVEEGPPDQVFTAPRHERTQRFLTRILRPLDGD
- a CDS encoding YqaJ viral recombinase family protein encodes the protein MTPELEARIVADSRDRVAWLRARARGITATDVAGLSGDASITRAADAKLGAGPRFGGNAYTDHGRRREPEIAAWVAATHGILPSSALFHAEIEKRHLATPDGVCVDGEGRVLLAEIKTTNKSWRTIPRTYLRQVWWQQHVLGAERTLFVWEEHDDFNPVHDEPRSVWIDRDEKEIGRLVVLATRLIDELYHRTTGQAPPSHAAAASSRRSSLRERDMFRALALSD
- a CDS encoding MarR family winged helix-turn-helix transcriptional regulator; the protein is MSDRVEGEGRRVDADRDQAMHDLEHEFAALFARVRRMYLEYAARLAPGLSPGAYKMFSVITSAERVRPSELSERMMVDKSLVSRMLRELEAHELIERMPDPEDRRSSFIVATASGQERLAAVRAQDDRRLRRSLEAWDIDDIRSLTHLLHALSAGEAPGSAGSS
- a CDS encoding MDR family MFS transporter, with the translated sequence MSSPSTPAMSHRQVLEALSGLLLGMFVSMLSGTVVSTSLPVIVSELQGDQNAFTWVVTSTLLTTAIATPIWGKLSDLFNRKILIQLALVIFVAATAAAGFSQDAGTLIAFRAVQGVGAGGLAALSQVIMADIISPRERGRYMGLFGAVMALATVGGPLLGGFLTDAADWRWNFYVAIPFAIAALIILQLTLKPVPPTRDRVRIDYLGIVLLSISVSLLLVWVTSAGTSFDWWSLPTILMVGGALVTGILFVVVELRSREPLIPLRMFRDRTFTLSVLASIAIGIAMFGTSVFLSQYMQMARGATPTQAGLMTLPMIGGLLVASIVVGGLITRHGKWKAFVVTGTVLTIAGSLLLSTLQYDTNFVLVSVYMLLLGAGVGMTMQNLVLIVQNTSRPEDLGAASAGVTFFRSLGGTVGVSIMGSMLGGTVLSLFDGRKQDVAAAIASLGEKGQAIAAQLQSGVLPEVSRLPEAIRVIVEDIYAQGIAASFLIAVPFAVLSLIAVVFLPNIPLTRMTTQERLQASETDLATIATGEGMAAVGPTGTTPAQADPRENRDV
- a CDS encoding amino acid ABC transporter permease, producing MDGWELFLSSLAPLALAGATATIPLAVVSFALGLLIAIGVALMRISEHRVLSGIARGYISVIRGTPLLVQLFVIFYGLPSIGLLVDPWPSAIIAFSLNVGGYAAEVVRAAILSVPKGQWEAAYTVGMGRARTLRRIILPQAARVSVPPLSNTFISLVKDTSLASLILVTELFRVGEQIASATQRFMTVYLAAALVYWVFCLVLSGLQNLLEKRLDRHVAR
- a CDS encoding LysR family transcriptional regulator ArgP, which produces MRIDAQLAATVAAVLDEGSFDAAARRLHITPSAVSQRIKTVEQQLGRVVVVRSRPVRATEAGEALVRLARQVELLEHDAMTAFGLGDSDERTPRLRVPLAVNADSMATWFLAPLARIARTHPVDVDLHRDDQNYTARLLESGEVMAAVTSESAPVGGCAVTPLGVLEYRPMATAEYIERWLPGGVTADALHAAPFVDFDRRDTLQHDWLRARGVDPWSVPRHYVPASHDFSQAVRLGLGWGLIPAPQATADLVELGGPPTRVPLYWQQWNLRSALLDAIAGEVAAEAQRVLSPL